In Hevea brasiliensis isolate MT/VB/25A 57/8 unplaced genomic scaffold, ASM3005281v1 Scaf176, whole genome shotgun sequence, a genomic segment contains:
- the LOC131176585 gene encoding pentatricopeptide repeat-containing protein At2g13600-like yields MRNALKTLLSTNPATHFNAYAETCVPLLKQCLITEGSALHGHFIKMGISSERYVAIKLLIMYLNCRKWADANEISKEFNGFDLVVHNCMISANVQWGNLDEARKMFDEMPERNDVSWTALISGFMKYGRVKESMWYFERNPFQSVVSWTAAISGYVQNGFSVEAVKLFFKLLESGVKANDVTFTSVVRACAGLGDFGLGMSVLGLIIKTGFEHYIAVSNSLITLCLRMGEINLARGVFDRMKKRDVVSWTAILDTYVEMGDMGEARRIFDEMPERNEVSWSAMIARYSQSGCPEESLKLFHQMIQEGFKPNSSCFSSVLSALASIEALQAGMNIHGHVTKIGIEKGVYVASSLIDLYCKCGEIMDGRLVFDSILDKNVVSWNTMIGGYSMSGQMEEAENLFNIMPVCNNISWSAIIAGYLDCQQFDKVFEVFNEMLLLGYIPNKSTFSSLLCACASTASLGNGKDLHGKIIKLGIQSDVFVGTALTDMYAKSGDIESSRKVFDRMSGKNEVSWTAMIQGLAESGFAEESLNLFEEMEKSSSIVPNEFMLLSILFACSHSGLVDQGLRYFNSMEAVYGIKPQGKHYTCIVDMLSRAGRLLEAEEFINSMAFQPETNAWAALLSGCKTYKNEELAERTARKLWEMAEKNSKGYVLLSNIYASAGRWKDVLNVRKLMKEKGLKKSVGCSWVEIRDQVHCFYSEDGTHSQSAEIYGILELLRDEML; encoded by the coding sequence ATGAGAAATGCCCTTAAAACCCTATTATCGACAAACCCAGCAACGCATTTCAATGCTTATGCAGAAACCTGTGTTCCTCTCTTGAAACAATGTTTGATCACTGAAGGGAGTGCCCTTCATGGCCATTTTATCAAAATGGGTATATCATCAGAGAGATACGTAGCAATTAAGCTCTTGATAATGTACCTCAATTGTAGGAAATGGGCTGATGCTAATGAGATTtcaaaagagtttaatgggtttgATCTCGTTGTGCATAATTGTATGATATCTGCTAATGTACAATGGGGAAATCTCGATGAAGCTCGTAAGATGTTCGATGAAATGCCAGAGAGAAACGATGTTTCCTGGACCGCGCTGATTTCGGGTTTTATGAAATATGGAAGAGTGAAAGAATCAATGTGGTACTTTGAAAGAAACCCATTTCAGAGTGTGGTATCTTGGACCGCAGCTATCAGTGGGTACGTGCAAAATGGGTTTAGTGTTGAAGCTGTGAAGCTATTTTTCAAACTTCTTGAATCTGGGGTCAAGGCAAATGATGTTACTTTTACCTCTGTGGTTAGAGCTTGTGCAGGTTTGGGTGATTTTGGATTGGGAATGAGTGTTTTGGGCTTAATTATTAAAACTGGATTTGAACATTATATAGCAGTTTCTAATTCGTTGATTACATTATGCTTGAGGATGGGTGAAATCAATTTGGCTAGAGGGGTATTTGATAGGATGAAGAAGAGAGATGTTGTTTCATGGACAGCAATACTAGACACGTACGTGGAGATGGGTGACATGGGAGAAGCAAGAAGAATCTTTGATGAAATGCCTGAAAGAAATGAGGTTTCTTGGAGTGCAATGATTGCAAGGTACAGTCAGAGTGGCTGTCCTGAAGAATCGCTGAAACTCTTTCACCAAATGATTCAAGAAGGATTCAAGCCAAATAGTTCTTGTTTCTCTAGTGTTCTAAGCGCATTGGCTAGCATTGAAGCATTGCAAGCAGGAATGAACATCCATGGCCACGTTACAAAAATTGGGATTGAAAAAGGTGTTTATGTTGCTAGCTCTCTGATTGACTTGTACTGTAAATGTGGAGAAATTATGGATGGACGCTTAGTATTTGATTCAATTTTGGATAAAAATGTGGTTTCATGGAATACAATGATCGGAGGGTATAGTATGAGTGGCCAAATGGAAGAAGCTGAGAATTTGTTCAATATCATGCCTGTGTGTAATAATATCTCTTGGAGTGCTATAATTGCTGGTTATTTAGATTGTCAACAATTTGATAAGGTGTTTGAAGTCTTCAATGAAATGCTTTTGTTAGgatatattccaaataaatccacCTTCTCTAGCTTGCTTTGTGCTTGTGCAAGCACGGCATCTTTAGGGAACGGTAAGGACCTACATGGGAAGATAATTAAACTTGGGATTCAATCTGATGTTTTTGTTGGCACTGCTCTTACTGATATGTATGCAAAATCTGGGGATATTGAGAGCTCTAGGAAGGTTTTTGATAGAATGTCTGGGAAGAATGAAGTTTCTTGGACAGCGATGATTCAAGGGCTTGCAGAAAGTGGTTTTGCTGAGGAATCTCTTAATttgtttgaagaaatggaaaagagTTCATCTATTGTCCCTAACGAGTTCATGCTCTTGTCAATTCTGTTTGCTTGTTCTCACTCCGGATTAGTTGATCAAGGACTGAGGTATTTTAATTCTATGGAGGCCGTTTATGGAATAAAGCCTCAGGGAAAACACTACACCTGCATTGTTGATATGCTCTCTCGAGCAGGACGGCTCTTAGAAGCTGAAGAGTTCATAAACTCCATGGCATTTCAACCTGAAACTAATGCATGGGCAGCTTTATTAAGTGGCTGTAAGACTTATAAAAATGAGGAATTAGCTGAGAGAACAGCTAGGAAGCTTTGGGAAATGGCAGAGAAAAACTCTAAAGGTTATGTTTTGCTGTCAAATATCTATGCTTCAGCTGGAAGATGGAAGGATGTTTTGAATGTTAGGAAATTAATGAAGGAAAAGGGATTGAAGAAGAGCGTTGGTTGTAGTTGGGTTGAAATTAGAGATCAAGTCCATTGTTTTTATTCAGAAGATGGAACTCACTCCCAATCAGCTGAGATTTATGGGATTTTAGAGCTCTTAAGGGATGAAATGCTCTAA